A region of Microscilla marina ATCC 23134 DNA encodes the following proteins:
- a CDS encoding ChaN family lipoprotein codes for MQNTILSWGALLALVAVLGFAPAKKAYQLFDKTGKKTTYAQMLAELKDADVVLFGEIHNNPISHWLQLEVTQDLYAAEKEKLVLGAEMFEADNQELMNEYLQGIISRKHFEKEAKVWNNHATDYRPLVSFAQKNKLHFVATNIPRRYASVVSKKGFEGLDKLSKTAKKWVAPLPIKVDLSLPGYANMVKMMGGAHGRSMGGMSPQNFARAQAIKDATMAHFILKNRKKKQTFLHFHGTYHSNNFEGIGWYLKQKQKKLKVVTIATVSQAEVGSLSAKNKNLADYIIAVPSSMTKTY; via the coding sequence ATGCAAAACACAATACTATCTTGGGGGGCACTGCTTGCTTTGGTGGCAGTGTTGGGGTTTGCCCCTGCCAAAAAAGCCTACCAATTGTTTGACAAAACCGGCAAAAAAACGACTTATGCCCAAATGCTCGCCGAGCTAAAAGATGCCGATGTGGTGCTCTTTGGCGAGATTCACAACAACCCAATCAGCCACTGGCTACAGCTTGAGGTAACTCAAGATTTGTATGCCGCCGAAAAAGAAAAATTGGTACTGGGTGCCGAAATGTTTGAGGCAGATAACCAGGAGCTCATGAATGAATACCTGCAAGGCATTATTTCGCGCAAACACTTCGAGAAGGAAGCGAAGGTATGGAACAACCACGCAACTGACTATCGCCCATTGGTGAGCTTCGCCCAAAAAAACAAATTACACTTTGTGGCTACCAATATTCCAAGGCGTTATGCCAGCGTAGTGTCTAAAAAGGGATTCGAAGGGTTGGATAAACTTTCTAAAACCGCCAAAAAATGGGTAGCTCCATTGCCTATCAAAGTAGACCTGAGCTTGCCGGGCTATGCCAATATGGTAAAAATGATGGGAGGTGCTCATGGCAGGAGTATGGGTGGCATGAGCCCACAAAACTTTGCCCGGGCACAGGCAATCAAAGATGCTACAATGGCGCACTTTATCTTAAAAAACCGCAAAAAAAAGCAAACCTTTTTGCATTTTCATGGTACTTACCACTCCAACAATTTTGAAGGGATTGGTTGGTATTTGAAACAAAAACAAAAGAAACTAAAGGTAGTCACCATTGCCACAGTAAGCCAAGCAGAGGTGGGCAGCCTTTCGGCTAAAAACAAAAATCTCGCAGATTATATCATTGCGGTACCCAGTAGTATGACCAAGACGTATTAA